A single genomic interval of Lathyrus oleraceus cultivar Zhongwan6 chromosome 7, CAAS_Psat_ZW6_1.0, whole genome shotgun sequence harbors:
- the LOC127104038 gene encoding proline-rich protein 3-like has product MYPVQYAPQPYVAAVTPAFNQQPAQAYQAPPVYRPAPVQQRAAAPPAYQQVPAAPVYQQPRAQAPRQNAQNQNRRQGERATFNPIPMSYTELYPSLLQKGLVVPRPMGPPPDRLPPWYNPNAHCPFHEGAPRA; this is encoded by the coding sequence ATGTATCCCGTCCAGTATGCTCCGCAACCATACGTGGCTGCTGTGACGCCTGCGTTCAATCAACAGCCTGCTCAGGCTTATCAAGCGCCTCCGGTCTATCGACCAGCTCCAGTTCAACAGCGTGCTGCGGCTCCTCCAGCTTATCAACAAGTACCAGCAGCTCCTGTTTATCAACAACCGAGAGCTCAAGCGCCGAGGCAAAATGCTCAGAACCAGAATAGGAGGCAAGGGGAGAGGGCGACCTTCAATCCAATCCCAATGTCGTACActgagctttatccctccttgttgcAAAAGGGTTTGGTGGTTCCCAGACCTATGGGACCCCCACCTGACCGTCTTCCTCCATGGTACAACCCTAATGCACACTGTCCTTTCCATGAAGGTGCCCCCCGGGCATGA